A region from the Algoriphagus machipongonensis genome encodes:
- the hflC gene encoding protease modulator HflC: protein MSKRKISSIVLVVVLVILSFNSYFVLDETQQAIVTQFGKPVGEPRTSPGVNFKIPFLHKVQFFDKRYLEWDGDRNQVPTKDKKFIFIDTYARWEITNPLQFFIRLRDERSAQSRLDDILDGETRNAIASHDLLDIVRSSNREPEITEEFLEEIEVLQDISVGRDKIEEIVLEKANQRTADLGVRILDFRFKRMNYVDDVRDRVYDRMISERNRIADQFRSEGQGKARVIEGNKERDLAEIQSEAFREAEEIKGEADAEATEIYASAYNKNRQSIELYKFLRTMESFEKSMDEKTSIILSTDSEFFRYLRKLNQ from the coding sequence ATGAGCAAGAGAAAGATAAGTTCTATCGTTTTGGTAGTTGTATTAGTGATACTATCCTTCAACAGCTATTTTGTGTTGGATGAAACACAGCAGGCAATCGTCACCCAGTTTGGAAAGCCTGTGGGTGAGCCAAGGACATCCCCTGGGGTCAATTTTAAAATACCTTTCCTTCACAAAGTTCAATTCTTTGACAAGCGCTATTTGGAGTGGGATGGAGATAGAAATCAAGTCCCGACTAAGGACAAGAAGTTCATCTTTATAGATACCTATGCCCGTTGGGAAATCACGAACCCTTTGCAATTCTTTATTAGGTTAAGAGACGAACGCTCGGCACAATCCAGATTGGATGATATTTTGGATGGTGAAACCAGAAATGCTATTGCAAGTCACGATTTACTTGACATTGTAAGATCCAGCAATAGGGAGCCTGAGATCACGGAGGAGTTTTTGGAGGAAATAGAGGTCTTACAGGACATTTCGGTAGGAAGAGATAAAATTGAAGAAATCGTTCTAGAAAAGGCGAACCAAAGAACCGCTGACTTAGGAGTGAGGATTTTGGATTTTCGATTTAAGCGAATGAATTATGTAGACGATGTCAGAGATCGTGTGTACGATCGAATGATTTCTGAAAGAAACCGAATTGCAGATCAATTTAGATCAGAAGGCCAAGGAAAGGCCCGGGTAATTGAAGGAAATAAGGAAAGGGATTTGGCAGAAATACAGTCGGAAGCCTTCCGTGAAGCTGAGGAAATAAAAGGTGAAGCGGATGCTGAGGCAACAGAAATTTATGCCTCAGCCTACAATAAAAACCGGCAATCTATTGAGCTGTATAAATTTCTCCGAACCATGGAAAGCTTCGAAAAATCTATGGACGAAAAGACCAGTATAATTTTATCTACTGATTCTGAATTTTTCAGATATTTAAGAAAGCTGAATCAGTAA
- a CDS encoding DUF1254 domain-containing protein, translated as MKKHILNLSLAAAVLVTACQPQEKESTNGNNETSNGMALENATLEGDETITTPYGEITLTDNYISDESSEKLFNAMDLQRASQAYIWSTPLVSITTWRDNQGEVYGSDQFGTFAVLQSFNEKLGIVTANLTTPYIFSFANLSNGVLEIDYPVGQTAGGILDFWQRPVADLGLTGPDQGKGGKYIIVGPEDDLSKYKKDGVFLFQSATNNILIATRIINPDPAFSKKFQSELGMTQGGTKADIKFTEGLDKAWSATAPRGLDYWKKLSDIINDEPVREQDKVWLAMLEPLGIEKGKDFNPNERQKKILLKGAAMGELMARNNQINPRFTKPYWEGTYWYKSFDFTTAQETVTKVQLDERATWFYEAVGSSEGMVNPVPGKGQVYMTSKRDKNGELLRADKTYKLRVPKDVPVGQFWSITLYSENTRRAYENGTGTIRGSGLNSRLEDLVVNEDGSIDIYIGPKAPEGFEKNHLKTVGDDGWFIYFRLYAPLEPFFDKSFQLPDWEMID; from the coding sequence ATGAAAAAGCACATTTTAAACTTATCTCTGGCGGCAGCTGTCCTAGTGACGGCTTGCCAGCCACAAGAAAAAGAATCTACAAACGGAAACAACGAAACGTCCAATGGAATGGCACTGGAAAATGCCACTTTAGAAGGAGATGAAACCATCACTACGCCTTATGGAGAGATAACATTGACAGATAATTATATTTCAGATGAAAGTTCCGAGAAGTTGTTTAATGCAATGGACTTGCAAAGGGCTTCTCAGGCGTACATCTGGTCTACTCCGCTAGTGAGTATAACTACCTGGAGAGATAATCAGGGTGAGGTGTATGGCTCAGATCAATTTGGAACTTTCGCTGTTCTGCAAAGTTTTAATGAAAAGTTAGGTATTGTTACCGCAAACCTCACAACACCTTATATTTTTTCATTTGCAAATTTATCGAATGGCGTGCTTGAGATCGATTACCCAGTAGGTCAAACTGCCGGAGGTATTCTGGATTTTTGGCAACGTCCAGTAGCCGATTTGGGACTCACAGGCCCTGATCAGGGGAAAGGTGGAAAATACATCATAGTTGGTCCTGAAGACGATTTATCAAAGTATAAGAAAGATGGCGTTTTTCTATTTCAATCTGCCACAAATAATATCTTGATTGCCACCCGTATCATCAACCCAGACCCTGCCTTTAGTAAAAAGTTTCAGAGCGAATTGGGAATGACCCAGGGGGGGACAAAAGCCGATATCAAGTTTACGGAAGGTTTGGACAAAGCATGGTCTGCCACTGCGCCAAGAGGTTTAGACTATTGGAAAAAGCTAAGCGACATCATCAACGATGAACCTGTAAGAGAACAGGATAAAGTTTGGTTGGCCATGTTAGAGCCTTTAGGAATTGAAAAAGGCAAGGATTTTAATCCCAATGAAAGACAGAAAAAAATACTTCTGAAAGGTGCAGCAATGGGGGAATTGATGGCCAGAAACAACCAGATTAATCCAAGGTTTACCAAACCTTATTGGGAAGGAACCTATTGGTACAAAAGCTTTGATTTCACAACAGCTCAGGAAACAGTTACAAAAGTTCAGTTAGACGAACGGGCCACTTGGTTTTATGAAGCGGTAGGAAGCTCTGAAGGCATGGTAAACCCTGTACCAGGAAAGGGTCAGGTGTACATGACATCTAAGCGGGATAAAAATGGGGAGCTTTTAAGAGCAGACAAAACCTATAAACTAAGAGTACCTAAGGATGTGCCTGTTGGGCAATTTTGGTCTATAACCCTTTATAGCGAAAACACCAGAAGAGCGTATGAAAACGGTACAGGAACCATTCGCGGATCGGGGCTTAATAGTCGGTTAGAGGATTTGGTGGTGAATGAAGATGGCAGCATAGATATTTACATCGGGCCAAAAGCTCCTGAAGGATTTGAGAAGAACCACTTAAAGACCGTTGGGGATGATGGATGGTTTATCTATTTCCGATTATATGCACCCTTAGAGCCATTTTTTGATAAATCCTTTCAACTACCCGATTGGGAAATGATCGACTAG
- a CDS encoding arylsulfatase has protein sequence MKKYFVSLFTASVLCGSLIISGQALAQKKEAVKKLPYDDPAFKGKIGRTYKDSEMDWPEFPSPPEGAPNVIVILLDDVGFGMTSTFGGSVPTPYLDSLASEGLRYNRFHTTAICGPTRAALLTGRNHHNAANGFLPEWATGYPSYNTLIPRSTATIGKMVKYNGMNTAWFGKNHNTPDWETSAAGPFDRWPTALGFDYFYGFNTGETDQYNPVLFENTVPVEPETSPEEGYHFMTDMTDRAISWIHGQKAIAPDKPVFMYFAPGAIHAPHHTPKEWREKFKGQFDHGWDREREIVYARQKEMGVIPADAKLSPRNENIKTWDSLSEDEKKFYALLQENYAGYMAFTDHEIGRLLEAIGKLPDADNTLIMYIVGDNGASTEGGLEGTLNEIKALNGIQSQLSDNLKRADEVGEPGSEPHIPVGWAMAANTPFPWAKQVASHFGGSRNPMVVTWPKVIKDKGGIRSQFLHVIDVLPTILEATGLEMPQYVDGVEQKPLDGKSFLSTFIDADAPEIRNTQYFEILSNRALYHEGWVAAHQHTLPWRQDIAPGYQNEVWELYNIEEDFSEAVNVADQYPEKLEELKAMWEEEAQKYHVYPLDDRGAARLTVPKPSLITGRTSFTYYEGATRIPEPVAPNTKNTSWTMEAMLETASGHKDGVVNAIGGSSAGYVLYVKDGYPTFEYNFFQDKITTIKSSKKLPDGMASVKIDFAYDGGGAGKGGMFTLYLNNEKVGEARVDATVPARFGIDTFGIGEDTGSPVTKSYPAPFEFQGKIAEVNIELKPEK, from the coding sequence ATGAAAAAGTATTTTGTTTCACTTTTCACTGCATCTGTTCTTTGTGGCAGCCTAATCATATCTGGGCAGGCTCTGGCTCAAAAAAAAGAAGCTGTCAAAAAGCTCCCATATGATGACCCTGCATTCAAAGGCAAAATAGGAAGAACTTATAAAGACTCCGAAATGGACTGGCCGGAGTTTCCTTCCCCTCCTGAGGGAGCACCAAATGTAATTGTCATCCTACTGGACGATGTTGGCTTTGGTATGACCAGTACCTTTGGAGGTTCGGTGCCTACCCCTTATTTGGATTCCTTGGCCAGCGAAGGATTACGCTACAACCGTTTTCATACTACAGCGATTTGCGGTCCCACCAGAGCTGCTTTATTGACAGGAAGAAATCACCATAATGCCGCCAACGGATTTCTGCCGGAATGGGCTACGGGATATCCAAGCTATAATACCCTGATTCCGAGAAGTACTGCTACCATCGGAAAAATGGTAAAATACAATGGAATGAATACAGCCTGGTTTGGTAAAAATCATAATACTCCGGATTGGGAAACATCTGCTGCCGGGCCTTTCGATCGTTGGCCTACAGCCCTTGGTTTTGATTATTTCTACGGATTTAATACCGGGGAAACCGATCAGTATAATCCAGTACTTTTTGAAAATACGGTACCAGTAGAGCCGGAAACATCTCCAGAAGAAGGCTATCACTTCATGACCGATATGACTGATCGGGCTATTTCATGGATTCATGGTCAAAAAGCCATTGCTCCTGATAAGCCAGTATTTATGTATTTCGCTCCTGGAGCTATTCATGCGCCTCACCATACTCCTAAAGAATGGAGAGAAAAATTCAAAGGTCAGTTTGATCATGGCTGGGACCGTGAGCGGGAAATTGTCTATGCGCGTCAGAAAGAAATGGGCGTAATCCCTGCTGATGCCAAGCTTTCACCGAGAAATGAAAATATCAAAACATGGGATTCCCTCTCTGAAGACGAGAAGAAGTTTTATGCCCTTTTGCAAGAAAATTACGCAGGCTATATGGCATTTACTGACCATGAAATCGGTCGTTTGTTGGAGGCGATTGGCAAACTTCCTGACGCAGATAATACCCTGATCATGTATATCGTGGGAGATAATGGCGCCAGTACTGAAGGGGGATTAGAAGGAACGCTGAATGAAATCAAAGCATTGAATGGGATCCAAAGCCAACTTTCTGATAATTTGAAAAGAGCCGATGAAGTAGGTGAACCAGGTTCTGAACCGCACATTCCCGTCGGTTGGGCTATGGCCGCCAATACGCCGTTCCCATGGGCTAAGCAAGTGGCTTCTCACTTTGGCGGAAGCCGAAACCCAATGGTAGTTACCTGGCCTAAAGTGATCAAAGATAAAGGTGGTATCCGGTCTCAATTCTTACACGTGATCGATGTGTTGCCAACCATTTTGGAAGCGACCGGTTTGGAGATGCCGCAATATGTAGATGGTGTGGAGCAAAAACCACTGGATGGGAAATCTTTCCTATCCACTTTTATCGATGCTGATGCTCCTGAAATTCGGAATACGCAATACTTTGAGATTTTATCCAACCGTGCCTTGTATCATGAGGGTTGGGTGGCAGCACACCAACATACCTTGCCTTGGAGACAGGATATCGCTCCGGGTTACCAAAATGAAGTTTGGGAACTCTATAATATTGAGGAAGACTTTTCGGAGGCTGTCAACGTAGCCGATCAATACCCTGAAAAATTGGAAGAGTTGAAAGCTATGTGGGAAGAGGAAGCTCAGAAGTACCATGTCTATCCTTTGGATGATCGAGGAGCTGCAAGGTTGACCGTTCCAAAGCCTTCACTCATTACAGGACGTACTTCCTTTACTTACTACGAGGGGGCAACACGTATTCCAGAGCCTGTGGCGCCGAATACGAAAAATACTTCATGGACTATGGAGGCAATGTTGGAAACTGCCTCTGGGCATAAAGATGGTGTGGTCAATGCTATTGGGGGTTCCAGTGCAGGCTATGTGCTGTATGTGAAGGATGGCTATCCGACTTTCGAGTACAATTTCTTTCAGGATAAAATCACCACGATCAAATCCAGTAAAAAACTTCCTGATGGAATGGCTTCTGTGAAAATTGACTTTGCATACGATGGTGGAGGTGCTGGAAAAGGAGGCATGTTTACGCTTTACCTCAATAATGAAAAAGTCGGAGAAGCTCGAGTAGATGCTACCGTTCCAGCGCGCTTCGGTATCGATACGTTTGGAATAGGCGAGGATACGGGTTCACCGGTGACAAAAAGTTATCCTGCACCATTTGAATTCCAGGGTAAAATTGCAGAGGTGAACATTGAATTGAAACCTGAAAAGTAG
- a CDS encoding helix-turn-helix domain-containing protein: protein MNQIIPTAGLVLGLLVSLVLIIFAKKNQNGNWLLGTSLFFLWYGLVTTEIYRSGLILEYPAFSRTGNIFSYLIAPFLYFFIRQIIDRGIDWKRWYWWSVFPVIFYMVDFLPYFLLPNSEKIMLIKDQQMGVSNFSFSEGWITPDYFQYHFRQIWSFVFLILVYQMFYSRRKLILPLNNKINFKLFSFIFVLTCLYSVSIIPGYIKNFIPMNWYNLTYQSLTLSTTLISTAIFLIFNPGFLYGFYWDKEPQINVDNSIKKSQKEPEINSSDLSICKAIGSFLEMKKVFLNPAYSIHDLSREIEIPVYKLSPAINSVHGVNFNVWLNTFRIREFERLAEIESYQQMGMDLLAEKCGFTNRATFTNACKKIKGMTPGAYLKEKINTRVS from the coding sequence ATGAATCAAATTATTCCAACAGCAGGTTTAGTATTAGGGCTTTTGGTCAGTTTAGTGCTGATCATTTTTGCTAAGAAGAATCAAAATGGAAATTGGCTCTTAGGAACCTCTCTATTTTTTCTCTGGTACGGACTGGTGACCACTGAGATTTATCGCTCTGGACTCATCTTGGAATATCCTGCCTTTTCCAGGACTGGAAATATTTTCTCCTACCTCATTGCTCCATTTTTATACTTTTTTATCAGACAGATCATTGATAGAGGAATTGATTGGAAAAGATGGTACTGGTGGTCTGTTTTTCCAGTCATCTTTTATATGGTGGATTTCTTGCCTTATTTTTTATTGCCCAATTCAGAAAAAATAATGCTCATTAAAGACCAACAAATGGGGGTGTCCAATTTCAGTTTTTCTGAGGGTTGGATCACGCCGGATTATTTCCAATATCATTTTCGACAAATTTGGTCTTTTGTTTTTTTGATACTGGTATATCAGATGTTTTATAGCCGCAGAAAATTAATACTGCCCTTAAATAATAAGATTAATTTTAAGTTATTCTCCTTCATTTTTGTTCTCACCTGCTTGTATTCTGTTTCCATTATTCCAGGTTACATCAAGAATTTCATCCCTATGAATTGGTATAATCTAACATACCAAAGTTTGACTTTATCCACCACTTTAATATCAACAGCTATCTTTTTGATATTCAACCCTGGGTTTTTGTATGGTTTTTACTGGGATAAAGAGCCTCAAATTAATGTGGATAACTCTATAAAAAAATCTCAAAAAGAGCCAGAAATTAATTCATCAGATCTTTCCATTTGCAAGGCAATTGGGAGTTTTTTAGAGATGAAAAAAGTATTTTTAAATCCTGCCTATTCGATCCATGATTTAAGTAGGGAAATTGAAATACCTGTATATAAACTCTCGCCAGCCATTAATTCAGTACATGGGGTGAATTTCAACGTTTGGTTAAATACCTTCAGGATAAGAGAATTTGAAAGATTGGCTGAGATAGAAAGTTATCAACAAATGGGGATGGACTTGCTTGCTGAAAAATGTGGGTTTACTAATCGAGCGACTTTTACCAATGCCTGTAAAAAAATTAAGGGAATGACTCCTGGAGCATATTTAAAAGAGAAGATAAATACTCGTGTCTCTTGA